Proteins encoded together in one Onychomys torridus chromosome 1, mOncTor1.1, whole genome shotgun sequence window:
- the Prr12 gene encoding proline-rich protein 12: protein MDRNYPSAGFGDPLGAGAGWSYERSAKASLVYGSSRTSHPETDILHRQAYAAPHPLQSYATNHHPAGLSGLFDTGLHHAGSAGPDASVMNLISALESRGPQPGPSASSLLSQFRSPSWQTAMHTPGPTELFISGALPGSSTFPSSSALSAYQHPASFGSRPFPVPSSLSLQDPPFSPPANGLLSPHDVLHLKPSQAPTVPSSLGFERLAGGGVLGPAGLGPAQTPPYRPGPPDPPPPPRHLPTQFNLLASSSAATAAEPSSPQLYNFSGAAPGPPPERALPRQDTVIKHYQRPASAQPPPPPPPAHSLQHYLSCGGSYPSMGHRASLACSPLGGGEPSPGAGEPSKGGPSGATAGAAGRATGPETAGGGGAGGGGGYRPIIQSPGYKTSKGGYGPATGGATRPPPPRSTATPKCQSLGGPAAAYAAGKASGAGGAGGQAYSPGQPQGLLGPQAYGQGFGGGQAQDLSKGPSYSGGPPQPPSGPPPPGLATCQSYSPDQLQGQLYGVQGEPYPGPAAHSQGLPTASPSLSYSTGHSPALSGHGGGWGPSSLGGGGEASPSHIIRPLQSPPATGRPPGVGSPGAPGKYLSSVLASAPFLAPPGASNYSAGAGGYKGKGDGSELLAGPGGTTTERTEDEEFLIQHLLQAPSPPRTSGADGLVGEDGPAGASKGLGGSGGAGGPPGTPYELAKEDPQRYHLQSVIRTSASLDESATAALELGLGRMKEKKKGPDRGGETPEGLATSVVHYGAGAKELGAFLQKSPPPPPATAQPTQPTPHGLLLEAGGPDLPMVLPPPPPQLLPSVLSHAPSPSPSAPKVGVHLLEPATRDGAPQPPPPPPPPPPPMPLQLEAHLRSHGLEPTAPSPRLRPEESLEPPGAMQELLGALEPLPPGPGDTGVGPPNSEGKDPAGAYRSPSPQGTKAPRFVPLTSICFPDSLLQDEERSFFPTMEEMFGGGAADDYGKTGQTEDDGDPKTGAGPPPGPTAYDPYGPYCGGRASGAGPETPGLGLDPNKPPELPSTVNAEPLGLIQSGPHQSAPPPPPPPPPPPPVSEPKGGLTSPIFCSTKPKKLLKTSSFHLLRRRDPPFQTPKKLYAQEYEFEADEDKADVPADIRLNPRRLPDLVSSCRSRPALSPLGDIDFCPPNPGPDGPRRRGRKPTKAKRDGPPRPRGRPRIRPLEGPAIAGPASASIATDGAKKPRGRGRGRGRKAEDMGSTRLEPLKPLKIKLSVPKAGEGMGAPSNDAISGVDHNSLDSNLTREKIEAKIKEVEEKQPEMKSGFMASFLDFLKSGKRHPPLYQAGLTPPLSPPKSVPAAVPARGLQPPPPSAPTVPHPAPSGPFGLGGALEAAESEGLGLGCPSPCKRLDEELKRNLETLPSFSSDEEDSVAKNRDLQESISSAISALDDPPLTGPKDTATPEEPPLGPGSSPAVSGPPPLPSLPSTNSNGTPEPPLLEEKPPPTPPPVPTPQPAPPPPPPPVPALPSPTPLVTPVASSPPPPQPPPPPALPSPPPPPPPATPAVPPVAAPEEPAAPSPEDPEPPDARPLHLAKKQETAAVCGETDEEAGESGGEGIFRERDEFVIRAEDIPSLKLALQTGREPPPIWRVQKALLQKFTPEIKDGQRQFCATSNYLGYFGDAKNRYQRLYVKFLENVNKKDYVRVCARKPWHRPPLPVRRSGQTKGPTPVGGSSAPPSKAPAPPPKPETPEKVTSEKPPELTPEPAVLEPPAPEKPSPPRPVEKERVTRGGDRPLRSERATGGRQMRNDRSLATGQSTTSRLPKTRPTKVKAEPPPKKRKKWLKEAVGNASAGGRPGGSSSDSESSPGAPSEDERVVPGRLLKTRAMREMYRSYVEMLVSTALDPDMIQALEDTHDELYLPPMRKIDGLLNEHKKKVLKRLSLSPALQDALHTFPQLQVEQTGEGSPEEGAVRLRPAGEPYNRKTLSKLKRSVVRAQEFKVELEKSGYYTLYHSLHHYKYHTFLRCRDQTLAIEGGAEDLGQEEVVQQCMRNQPWLEQLFDSFSDLLAQAQAHSRCG, encoded by the exons ATGGACAGGAACTACCCAAGCGCCGGCTTCGGGGACCCGCTTGGCGCCGGGGCGGGATGGAGTTACGAGAGGTCAGCGAAAGCTAG CTTGGTCTACGGCAGCTCCCGGACCTCGCACCCAGAAACCGACATCTTGCACCGCCAGGCCTACGCGGCCCCCCACCCACTACAAAGCTATGCCACCAACCACCACCCGGCAG GCCTCTCTGGACTTTTTGACACTGGCCTCCACCACGCAGGCTCAGCAGGGCCTGACGCCTCCGTCATGAACCTCATCTCGGCCCTGGAGTCCCGGGGCCCCCAGCCTggcccctctgcctcctctctcctctcccagttcCGAAGTCCGTCCTGGCAGACAG CCATGCACACACCAGGCCCCACGGAGCTCTTCATCTCGGGTGCCCTCCCGGGTTCCAGCACctttccatcttcctctgccctgTCCGCCTACCAGCACCCAGCTTCCTTCGGCAGCCGCCCCTTCCcagtgccctcctccctcagtctcCAGGACCCACCATTCAGCCCTCCTGCTAATGGGCTCCTGTCTCCCCATGATGTGCTCCACCTGAAACCCTCACAGGCACCTACAGTGCCCTCGTCATTGGGTTTTGAGCGCCTGGCAGGGGGTGGTGTCTTGGGGCCTGCTGGCCTTGGCCCTGCTCAGACCCCCCCTTACCGTCCTGGCCCCCCAgatccacctccacctccccgcCACCTCCCCACTCAGTTCAATctgctggcttcttcctctgcAGCCACTGCTGCAGAACCATCGTCCCCTCAGCTCTATAACTTCTCGGGTGCTGCCCCAGGTCCGCCCCCCGAGCGGGCCCTGCCCCGACAGGACACGGTCATCAAACACTACCAGCGGCCAGCCAGTGCCCAGCCCCCACCGCCCCCACCACCAGCCCATTCCCTGCAGCACTATCTGAGCTGTGGAGGCAGCTACCCTTCCATGGGCCACCGGGCCAGCTTGGCTTGCAGCCCTTTGGGAGGTGGGGAACCTTCTCCAGGTGCTGGAGAACCTAGCAAGGGTGGGCCCAGTGGAGCCACAGCTGGGGCAGCTGGCAGGGCCACCGGCCCGGAGACTGCagggggaggtggggctgggggtggtggtgggtatCGCCCTATTATCCAGTCCCCAGGTTACAAGACAAGCAAGGGGGGTTATGGACCAGCTACAGGGGGCGCCACCAGACCACCACCACCTCGATCTACTGCCACACCCAAGTGTCAGAGTCTGGGCGGACCCGCAGCTGCTTATGCGGCTGGAAAAGCCTCTGGGGCGGGAGGGGCTGGGGGCCAGGCATATTCTCCTGGCCAGCCCCAAGGGCTTCTGGGACCCCAGGCCTATGGGCAAGGGTTTGGAGGGGGTCAAGCGCAGGACTTAAGCAAAGGCCCTAGCTATTCTGGGGGGCCTCCGCAGCCCCCTAGTGGTCCCCCACCTCCTGGCCTGGCTACCTGTCAGAGCTACTCTCCAGACCagcttcagggccagctctatggGGTACAGGGTGAGCCTTACCCAGGGCCAGCTGCCCATTCACAGGGGCTCCCCACAGCCAGCCCCTCCCTTAGCTACAGTACTGGCCACTCTCCAGCTCTCTCAGGCCATGGAGGTGGCTGGGGACCCAGTTCtctgggaggtggtggagaggCTAGCCCATCTCACATCATCCGGCCTCTCCAGTCACCGCCGGCTACTGGCCGTCCTCCTGGGGTTGGCTCTCCGGGAGCTCCTGGCAAATACCTGAGTTCCGTCTTAGCCTCCGCTCCATTCCTGGCGCCCCCTGGAGCCAGCAACTACTCAGCTGGAGCAGGTGGCTACAAGGGaaaaggagatggctcagagctgcTTGCCGGCCCTGGTGGCACTACCACTGAGCGCACAGAAGATGAAGAATTTCTGATTCAGCACCTGCTTCAAGCACCCAGCCCGCCTCGGACCTCAGGGGCAGATGGCTTGGTGGGCGAGGATGGGCCGGCTGGTGCCTCTAAGGGACTTGGGGGCAGTGGTGGAGCTGGAGGACCGCCAGGCACACCGTATGAATTGGCCAAGGAAGATCCCCAGAGGTACCACCTGCAAAGTGTCATCCGGACCAGTGCCAGCTTGGATGAAAGTGCCACAGCTGCATTGGAGCTGGGCCTTGggaggatgaaggagaagaagaagggaccAGATCGAGGCGGTGAAACCCCGGAGGGACTAGCCACCTCGGTTGTTCACTATGGAGCAGGTGCCAAGGAGCTGGGAGCCTTCTTGCAGAAgagcccacctcccccaccagccACGGCCCAGCCCACCCAGCCCACACCCCATGGCCTCCTCTTGGAGGCCGGAGGTCCTGACCTTCCTATGGTGCTTCCTCCACCGCCCCCCCAGCTGCTCCCTTCCGTGCTCAgccatgcccccagcccctcacccagTGCCCCCAAAGTTGGCGTCCACCTCCTTGAGCCAGCTACCCGGGACGGggctccccagcctcctccaccgccgcccccaccaccaccacctatgCCTCTGCAGCTTGAAGCCCACCTTCGCAGTcatggcctggaacccacagcaCCAAGTCCTCGTTTACGACCGGAGGAGAGCCTGGAGCCTCCTGGAGCAATGCAAGAATTGCTCGGGGCTCTGGAACCGTTGCCACCAGGTCCTGGGGACACTGGTGTGGGACCACCTAACTCAGAGGGCAAGGATCCTGCAGGCGCCTACAGAAGTCCCAGCCCTCAAGGGACCAAGGCACCCCGGTTTGTACCCCTCACGTCTATCTGCTTTCCCGACTCATTGCTTCAGGATGAGGAGCGGAGCTTTTTCCCCACCATGGAGGAGATGTTTGGTGGAGGGGCGGCTGATGACTATGGCAAGACTGGACAGACTGAAGATGATGGAGACCCCAAGACTGGTGCCGGTCCACCCCCTGGTCCCACTGCTTATGACCCCTATGGACCCTACTGTGGAGGCCGGGCGTCTGGAGCTGGACCAGAGACTCCAGGCCTGGGCCTGGATCCCAACAAACCCCCTGAGCTTCCCTCCACAGTCAACgcagagccactgggcctgaTCCAGAGCGGGCCACACCAGTCAgcgccgccgcccccccccccccccccaccaccaccacctgtctccGAGCCCAAGGGTGGTCTCACCTCGCCCATCTTCTGCTCAACCAAGCCAAAGAAGCTGCTGAAGACATCCTCATTTCACTTACTACGGCGTCGAGACCCCCCCTTCCAGACACCCAAGAAGCTGTATGCGCAGGagtatgagtttgaggctgatGAGGACAAAGCCGATGTACCTGCAGATATCCGTCTAAACCCAAGACGCCTACCTGATCTGGTGTCTAGCTGCCGCTCCCGACCAGCCCTCTCACCACTGGGTGATATAGACTTTTGCCCACCCAACCCTGGTCCTGATGGCCCTCGTCGCCGAGGCCGCAAGCCCACCAAGGCAAAGCGTGACGGTCCTCCCCGACCGCGGGGGAGACCCCGGATTCGTCCACTGGAGGGCCCTGCCATTGCaggcccagcctcagcctccatagCCACTGATGGGGCCAAGAAACCTCGGGGCCGGGGtaggggaagaggcaggaaggctgaggacATGGGAAGTACTCGGTTGGAACCCCTGAAACCACTTAAG ATCAAGCTGTCTGTGCCCAAGGCTGGTGAGGGCATGGGAGCGCCTTCCAACGATGCCATCTCGGGTGTAGACCACAATAGCCTGGATTCCAACCTGACCCGGGAGAAAATTGAGGCCAAGATCAAGGAGGTAGAGGAAAAGCAGCCGGAGATGAAGTCAGGCTTTATGGCTTCTTTCCTCGACTTTCTCAAGTCGGGCAAGCGGCACCCACCACTCTACCAAGCCGGCCTGACGCCTCCACTGAGCCCCCCTAAGAGCGTGCCAGCCGCTGTGCCCGCCCGAGGCCTACAGCCCCCACCACCCAGTGCACCCACAGTGCCGCACCCTGCACCTTCTGGTCCTTTTGGCCTGGGGGGCGCATTAGAGGCCGCAGAAAGTGAGGGactggggctgggctgcccttcacCCTGCAAGCGTCTGGATGAAGAACTGAAGCGCAACCTGGAGACGCTGCCCTCTTTCTCCTCTGATGAAGAAGATTCTGTGGCCAAGAACCGAGACCTACAGGAAAGCATTTCCTCGGCCATCTCGGCCCTGGATGATCCCCCACTCACGGGGCCTAAGGACACTGCTACACCAGAGGAACCGCCCTTAGGCCCTGGATCTTCACCTGCGGTCTCGGGGCCgccccctctccccagcctgcCCAGCACCAACAGTAATGGAACGCCTG aACCTCCTCTGCTGGAGGAGaagcccccacccaccccacctcctgtcCCAACGCCGcagcctgccccacccccacccccacccccagttccagCCTTGCCCTCACCTACTCCACTGGTGACCCCTGTGGCTAGCTCACCTCCTCCACCACAGCCGCCACCTCCGCCAGCATTGCCCtcgccacctccaccacccccaccagCAACTCCAGCTGTCCCACCAGTTGCTGCTCCAGAGGAGCCTGCTGCCCCATCCCCAGAGGACCCTGAACCTCCCGACGCCCGGCCTCTGCACCTTGCCAAGAAGCAGGAGACAGCAGCTGTGTGTGGGGAGACAGATGAGGAAGCCGGAGAGAGCGGTGGTGAGGGCATCTTCCGGGAGCGGGATGAGTTTGTCATCCGTGCAGAGGACATCCCCTCCCTCAAG CTGGCACTCCAGACCGGCCGCGAGCCCCCACCCATCTGGCGTGTCCAGAAGGCCCTTCTGCAGAAGTTCACTCCAGAGATCAAGGATGGCCAGAGGCAGTTTTGTGCCACCAGTAAT TATTTGGGTTATTTTGGGGATGCGAAAAACCGGTACCAGCGCCTCTATGTGAAGTTCTTGGAGAATGTCAACAAGAAGGATTATGTGAGGGTGTGCGCTCGGAAACCCTGGCACCGGCCCCCATTGCCAGTCAG ACGGTCTGGGCAGACCAAGGGCCCGACCCCTGTGGGGGGCAGCTCTGCACCTCCATCTAAGGCCCCAGCTCCACCTCCTAAGCCTGAGACCCCTGAGAAGGTAACATCGGAGAAGCCTCCAGAACTGACACCGGAGCCTGCCGTACTCGAGCCCCCTGCCCCAGAGAAGCCATCCCCACCCCGACCTGTGGAGAAGGAGAGGGTGACTCGTGGAGGTGATCGACCTTTACGGAGCGAACGGGCCACCGGTGGGCGGCAGATGAGGAACGACCGGAGCCTGGCCACAGGACAgtccaccacctcccggctgccCAAAACCAGGCCCACGAAGGTGAAGGCCGAGCCACCTccgaagaagaggaagaagtggcTGAAAGAGGCAGTGGGAAATGCCTCAGCAGGTGGCAGGCCTGGGGGCAGCTCATCAGACTCAGAGTCCTCCCCTGGTGCTCCCAGTGAGGATG AGCGGGTAGTTCCAGGACGGTTGCTGAAGACACGGGCCATGCGGGAGATGTACCGAAGCTATGTGGAGATGCTAGTGAGCACTGCCCTGGACCCGGACATGATCCAGGCCCTGGAAGACACTCATG atgaaCTCTACCTTCCACCCATGCGGAAGATTGATGGCCTCCTCAATGAGCACAAGAAAAAGGTCCTGAAGCGGCTGTCACTGAGCCCAGCGCTGCAG GATGCCCTGCACACGTTCCCACAGCTGCAGGTGGAACAGACTGGAGAAGGCTCCCCCGAGGAGGGGGCTGTGCGGCTGCGGCCTGCAGGGGAGCCCTACAACCGCAAGACACTCAGCAAGCTCAAGAGAAGCGTCGTGCGGGCCCAG GAGTTCaaggtggagctggagaagtcGGGGTACTACACCCTCTATCACTCACTGCACCACTACAAATACCACACCTTCCTGCGCTGCCGAGACCAG ACCCTGGCCATCGAGGGTGGTGCCGAGGACCTGGGCCAAGAGGAAGTAGTCCAGCAGTGTATGCGGAACCAGCCGTGGCTGGAGCAGCTGTTCGACTCCTTCAGCGACCTCCTGGCCCAAGCACAGGCCCACAGCCGCTGCGGGTGA
- the Rras gene encoding ras-related protein R-Ras, with amino-acid sequence MSSGAASGTGRGRPRGGGPGPRDPPPGETHKLVVVGGGGVGKSALTIQFIQSYFVSDYDPTIEDSYTKICTVDGTPARLDILDTAGQEEFGAMREQYMRAGNGFLLVFAINDRQSFNEVGKLFTQILRVKDRDDFPIVLVGNKADLETQRQVLRSEATSFSASHHMAYFEASAKLRLNVDEAFEQLVRTVRKYEEQELPPSPPSAPRKKDGGCPCVLL; translated from the exons ATGAGCAGCGGGGCGGCGTCCGGGACTGGGCGGGGACGGCCCCGGGGCGGGGGGCCGGGACCCAGGGACCCCCCGCCCGGCGAGACTCACAAGCTGGTGGTCGTGGGCGGCGGCGGCGTGGGCAAGAGCGCGCTGACCATCCAGTTCATCCAG tCCTACTTCGTGTCTGACTATGACCCCACCATTGAGGATTCCTACACAAAGATCTGCACTGTGGATGGCACCCCTGCACGGCTGGACA TCCTGGACACTGCAGGTCAAGAGGAATTTGGTGCCATGCGAGAACAGTATATGCGTGCTGGCAACGGTTTCCTGCTGGTGTTTGCAATTAATGACCGGCAGAG TTTCAATGAGGTAGGCAAGCTCTTCACTCAGATCCTCAGAGTCAAGGACCGAGATGATTTCCCCATTGTGCTGGTTGGGAACAAGGCAGATCTGGAGACACAGCGCCAG GTCCTCCGCTCAGAGGCAACCTCTTTCAGTGCTTCCCACCACATGGCTTACTTTGAGGCCTCAGCCAAATTGCGTCTGAATGTCGATGAGGCATTTGAGCAGCTGGTCCGGACTGTCCG GAAATACGAGGAGCAAGAACTCCCTCCTAGCCCACCCAGTGCTCCCAGGAAGAAGGATGGGGGTTGCCCCTGTGTCCTGCTGTAG